In one window of Palaemon carinicauda isolate YSFRI2023 chromosome 2, ASM3689809v2, whole genome shotgun sequence DNA:
- the LOC137616457 gene encoding uncharacterized protein, whose translation MMSFIANAGAVPLGYISATADSEGHCNNSDGMCSQENGVMCLQHLRGVFVFPPLPDVVLSNTLPPPPFQRVISPPFMHPNSNNTVGSTNKGVVTLSRVYHESSGLETSPRWCHRRCHIHRWVREGSRQGVEQMGRNRVQTTSASRRQITGSDSLGSSDPNSHCLRDLHPNPSCPHLVLQDTSSRMFRCCCRLPGPTGQTQALTTMWPIIGNLHHQRRASMQRPTSMNHPREEIPENQNIYYMVGKDLRKIADHFQLDHGKVVKKSKQAPVLSLILPEAFTWCLSASVLLLVWWRILKKLN comes from the exons ATGATGAGTTTTATCGCCAATGCTGGCGCAGTGCCACTGGGTTATATCAGTGCCACGGCTGATAGTGAAGGACATTGCAACAATAGTGATGGGATGTGTAGTCAGGAAAATGGAGTGATGTGTTTACAGCATCTTCGAGGTGTCTTTG TATTCCCTCCACTACCTGATGTCGTTTTGAGCAACACACTGCCTCCACCTCCCTTCCAAAGGGTGATATCCCCTCCCTTTATGCATCCCAATAGTAACAACACTGTTGGCAGTACTAACAAAGGAGTTGTCACCTTATCTAGAGTGTATCATGAAAGCTCGGGACTCGAGACAAGCCCTAGGTGGTGTCACAGACGTTGCCACATCCATCGTTGGGTGAGAGAGGGTTCTCGCCAAGGAGTGGAACAGATGGGCAGAAATCGAGTTCAGACAACCAGTGCTTCTAGAAGACAGATCACTGGGAGTGATAGCCTTGGTTCAAGTGATCCCAATTCTCACTGCCTCCGAGATCTCCATCCTAACCCAAGTTGTCCACATTTGGTACTACAGGATACATCTAGCAGAATGTTTCGTTGTtgctgtagattgcctggccctaccGGCCAGACACAAGCTCTAACAACTATGTGGCCTATAATTGGTAACCTGCATCATCAAAGACGGGCCAGTATGCAGAGACCAACATCCATGAACCACCCAAGGGAGGAAATTCCTGAAAACCAAAATATCTACTACATGGTTGGAAAAGACCTACGGAAAATAGCAGACCACTTTCAGTTAGACCATGGTAAG GTGGTAAAGAAAAGCAAGCAAGCACCAGTACTGAGTCTGATACTTCCGGAAGCCTTCACGTGGTGTCTTTCTGCTTCTGTTTTGCTCCTGGTCTGGTGGAGAATTCTTAAGAAGTTGAACTGA